The window CATGTGCCCCATCCAGTGAGTGACAGCCTTGTCCTTCCCACCAGCTCTTCAACGACGCCATCAGGCTGGCTGTGGCTTACAAACAGCAATCAGGAGACTTCATGGACGAGGTCCTGCGGGAGCTGGAGGTAGGGAAGGCTCTGTCCCTGCACCGTCCTGAGTCCTGTTGGATGAGCAGTTCTACTCTTTTTCCCCTATGGCAAAGGGGGGAAGCTGTGCAGCACGGGAAGCTTTGCCCTCTGCTGGGCTTTGTGTGCTGCTCAGTCTGGGCTGGGAGGGGGAAGTGGGAACCATCCCGAGAGCTCTCACTGCCCTAGGCAGAGTCTAAAAGAGCCACAGCAGATACAGCTGTTGCAGTCTGTCTTTTCTCAGCAGTTCCTTGTCCTGCTCCTTTCCAGAGCTTTGACCTGCAGAACACAAGCAAGGATTTGCCAGACAAGGGGAAGAGCTGCACTGAAGAGGAGCCCTCATCTGCCTAGGCCTGGACCCTGAGCCTGTTTTCCCCTTGGCTCTGGACTTCGGGGGCCTGTGTGGAGGACAGTGATGCTTCTCATGCCCTAGAGCTGTGGTGGTGGGCAGCCGGGCCTCTTCCCTTCTTgtgggagctcacctgggcaggatcTTCATTTGCTCGGCCCTCGCTGCTGCACATTTCGCTCGGGAGAGGGATGGGAGGACCCACATGATTCCACATGGATGGTGGCTCATTCCCACTGCTCTTTGAGGACAGAGCTGCCTAGCAGAAGTGAGCCATCCTGGACCTGCAGGAGGGACCCTGCCCAGGCACTGTAGTGGTACCTGCTGCAGAAAGCAAACACTAAAGGATATTTTTACAAAGCTATGATGGCATCCTTCCCGCGCTGCTGCTGTAAGGAGGCGGGTCCCAGGTTGTTTAAGGCTACAGACCAGCCCCAGCCTGCTTccagctgagccagtgctgcctcagTCCACCCATGACCTCTGCTGCCATCCCTGGGCTGCTGTCCCCATTCTGCCCCAGAACAGCCAGATCCCAGGGGCTCTGAGCACAGGAGGCTTCTCCTTCCCGTCCGTACAGCTGACACAGGTGGGCTCACACCCAGGGGCTGGTTCTGTCCCACCTTGTTGGATGTGGCCATGCCTCTtgtctgtgtgtgcgtgtgtgcacaggatgctgcattccagagagctggatacacacacacactcttaaAACAGTCATGGAATCTTGGAATGGTTTGGTtagaaagggaccttaaaggtcacctcattcagcccctgccatggacagggacgccttccactatttcaggttgctccaagccctgttcaacctggccttagacacttccagggatccaggggcagccacagcttctccaggcaccctgtgccagggcctcaccaccccctgAGTAAAAACTCCTTCCCAGCGCCTCATCCCAATCTCCCCTCCTCTAGGTTTaacccattcctccttgtcctgtcatggCCTGCCCATGCAAAAAGCCGCTCTCGCTCTCCCCCACTATTATAACCTGCTTCAATGCAAGGGGCACTGAGGTTTCCCTGGAGCCCTCCCCAGGCTGAAGAATGAATGTGAACAGCacagcagatggacagacagagcaGGGACTCTGCGAGCCTGCGGGTGCACTGAGCAGGGCTGAACACACGGGTAATGGTGAACACAGAAACTTTACTTCAACACCTCAGTCACGTCAGCATCGCTGTGGCTGCAGCGCAGCAGCGTGGGCAGGACAGAGAAGCCTCTGGCCCCGAGGCTGCCTTGGAGCTGCCGTGATCCACTGTAGCCCTGGATCCTGCTCAGGCTTTTTTGTCCTTCTAAAACTGCAGGAACTCCTGCACCAGATTCCAGAATTGCACCAGGATCTGGTGTGGGAATGCCATGGGCAGTGACGTGCCCGAGGATGTCACTGCTGGTTTCTCGTTGTACTCAGGGGTCAAGTTGATCTCTTCCTCTGGTTCCTCTGGTTCCTCTGGTTCCTCAGGCTCCTCCTCGGGGGCCGAGGTGACAGGTGGCTCCGGTGCTGGACCAGCTCTttctgctgggctcaggcccgTCTGGAGCAGGATCCAGTTGTAGAAGTGCTGAGTGGAGGTGTAGATGCCGGGGTGCCTGGCTCTGTCACAGCCTCTTCCCCAGCTGTTCAATCCCACCAGCCAGTAGTAGTCAGCTGCATTGTCCTTGCAGACGAGGGGACCCCCGCTGTCCCCCTGCGCCGGGAGAGATGGTTCAGGGACTGTGGGGGGCTgctgtggggaggggaggggcggacaggggacaggctgggctgcGTGTGGGGGATGAGGGGGTCCCtgcgctgccaggggctgagggacTCATCACACGCTCCTACCTGGCAGGTGTCGATGCCGCCCTGTGGGTACCCAGCACACAGGTTGTCAGCATGAACAGCCCCTGCATACCATGGGCTGCTGTTGCAGAGCTCAGTGTCCATGAGGTGAACCTTGGACTCCTGCAGCACCATGGCTGCTCCCTgagctgtgggcacagaggggaATGAGCCTCAGCAGCTCGGTGCCCATCCCTTCCCCTGCCTGGGGTGAGCCCccttcccaggcctggctctgcccCTTCCCCACGGAACGACAttgtccagctgtgtccctgccccttccccacgGAATGACAttgtccagctgtgtccctgccccttccccacgGAACGACATTGTTCAGCTgtgtcccttccccttccccagggGTGACATTGttcagctgtgtccctgctccttccccacGGGTGATGttgtccagctgtgtccctgccccttccccacaGGTGATGttgtccagctgtgtccctgccccttccccacgGAACGACATTGTCCAGCTgtgtcccttccccttccccagggGTGATGttgtccagctgtgtccctgccccttccccacgGGTGACAttgtccagctgtgtccctgccccttccccacgGGTGACAttgtccagctgtgtccctgccccttccccacaGGTGATGttgtccagctgtgtccctgctgttggCCTGGGGAAGGGGCCAAACCCCCGAGGtttcccagggccagcaggaattGTTTGGGTGAGCAGGGACCTTACAGCTCATCCCGTTCCATGCTTGTCTTGGTggaggctccttcccccagcccgggctgctccgagcccGGCCCTGCTGGCGCCGTGCGGCCGGaccctgtgtgtgccctgtctGTGTCCAGCCCGTGTCTGTGCCCAgcccgtgtccctgtgtgtgcccggcccatgtccctgtgtgtgcccagcccgtgtccctgtgtgtgcccagtccgtgtccctgtgtgtgcccagtccgtgtccctgtgtgtgcccagcccgtgtccctgtgtgtgcccagtccgtgtccctgtgtgtgcccagcctgtgtccctgtgtgtgcccagcccATGTCTGTGCCCAgcccgtgtccctgtgtgtgtccagcCCGTGTCCCAGGGTGCCCAGCTCATGTCCCTGTCTGTGCCCAGCCCGTGTCTGTGTCCAgcccgtgtccctgtgtgtgcccggcccatgtccctgtgtgtgcccagtccatgtccctgtgtgtgcccagcctgtgtccctgtgtgtgtccagcctgtgtccctg of the Melospiza melodia melodia isolate bMelMel2 chromosome 4, bMelMel2.pri, whole genome shotgun sequence genome contains:
- the LOC134416937 gene encoding acrosin-like isoform X2, translating into MASDHSSAALDYNSVVSAAGTSREGGTSVQPGAWPGIVSIQATWENGTWHMCTGVLLSSQWVLTVAHCFARAGGISTWDVVIGATDLTQMGPEALVRRIQRLLVHQHYVAATARNDIALVELDQPVECSDYIQLGCVPDPSLRVSELKSCYIAGWNFARAQGAAMVLQESKVHLMDTELCNSSPWYAGAVHADNLCAGYPQGGIDTCQGDSGGPLVCKDNAADYYWLVGLNSWGRGCDRARHPGIYTSTQHFYNWILLQTGLSPAERAGPAPEPPVTSAPEEEPEEPEEPEEPEEEINLTPEYNEKPAVTSSGTSLPMAFPHQILVQFWNLVQEFLQF